ACTAACAGGCTCGCTTGGTATGCTTCCATCGGCAAGCCTTCGAGAAGACGGCTTAGGGTTGTATGAACCCGTTCACGGTTCTGCACCAGACATCGCTGGTAAAGGGGTAGCTAATCCACTAGCGACAATCCTCTCCTCCGCTCTAATGCTCCGTCATTCTTTCGGATTAGAAGAAGAAGCGTTGGCAGTTGAAGAAGCCGTTCGCGTTGTGATTGAACAAGGCTATCACACTGCTGACCTTTCAATTAGCAATGGATTTATTGTGAACACAACCGAAATGACATCTCACATTATCGAACAACTTACTTCTCAAGATGCAATGACAAGTATTCAAAGTTGTTACGTGTAAGGAGGAATACGATGGTACCAGAAACAATCGTCGAGAAAATTTGGAAGAAACACGTCGTTCATGAAGAAACAGAAAAGCCAGACCTCTTATATATTGACCTCCACCTTGTTCATGAGGTCACATCACCACAAGCCTTTGAAGGGCTTCGCTTGAAAGGGCGGACGGTACGACGCCCAGAACGAACGTACGCCACGATGGATCATAATGTGCCCACAAAAGACCGCTATAACGTACGAGACCAAGTGTCGAAGAAGCAGATGGATACACTGAAAGAAAATTGTACCGAGTTTGGAATACCGCTTGCCGATATTCACCATCCGGATCAAGGGATTGTTCACGTCATTGGCCCAGAGCTCGGGCTGACGCAACCTGGAAAGACAATCGTGTGTGGAGACAGTCACACTTCTACTCATGGGGCGTTCGGGGCCTTAGCATTCGGAATTGGAACGAGTGAAGTTGAACATGTACTCGCCACACAGACCCTTTGGCAAGCTAAGCCAAAGACTTTAAACGTAAAGGTGAATGGGGGACTAGGAACAGGTGTAACTGCGAAGGACTTAATTCTTGCCATCATCGGCAAATACGGCGTCCGCTTTGGAACAGGATACGTCATCGAATACACGGGAGATGCAATTCGTAATCTCTCCATGGAAGAACGCATGACGGTTTGCAACATGTCAATTGAAGCAGGAGCGCGTGCAGGGTTGATTAGTCCAGATCATACAACAGTCGAGTACTTGAAAGGCAAACGTCACGTCCCAGAGGGTGAAGCGTTCGAACAGTTGAAAGATCAGTGGCTTAGTCTAGCCACCGATGAGGGGGCTAAGTATGATGCTACTGTTACCATTGAAGCAAACGAAGTAGAGCCGCAAGTAACATGGGGAACGAACCCCGGAATGTGCCTACCAGTAAGTGCGAATGTCCCCCACCCTGAAGACCAAGAAACAGAAGCTACTAAGAACGAAGTGCAACATGCCTTAACGTATATGGGACTGCATGGAGGTCAACCAATCTCTTCTATTTCCATTGACCATGTCTTCATCGGGTCTTGTACCAACTCAAGGTTAAGTGACTTGAGAAAAGCAGCAAGTATCGTGAAAGGCAGACATGTCCACCCGAGCGTCACTGCAATTGTCGTTCCTGGATCGATGAGCGTGAAGCTGCTCGCAGAAGCAGAAGGTCTTGACCTTGTGTTCAAGGAAGCAGGATTCCAATGGCGGGAAGCAGGCTGTAGCATGTGCTTGGCAATGAACGATGATGTCATCCCACCAGGTGAACGATGTGCTTCTACATCAAATCGAAATTTCGAAGGGCGTCAGGGAAATGGCGCAAGAACACACCTTGTCAGTCCAGAGATGGCTGCCGCTGCTGCAATTGAAGGCCACTTTGTTGATGTCCGTCACACCGTAACCCCTACACTTCAACCATAGGAGGAAGATTCACATGGAGGCCATTCAGACTCATACTGGGCTCGTCTACCCACTTAATCGCTCGAACGTAGACACAGACCAGATTATCCCGAAACAATTCCTGAAACGGATTGAACGTCAAGGGTTTGGTAAATACTTGTTTTATAACTGGCGCTTTGACGAATCTGGTCGCTTGAGAGATGATTTCACATTAAATGATACAAAGTATGACGATGCTTCGATTCTCGTCGCTTGGGAGAATTTTGGGTGCGGTTCTTCAAGAGAGCACGCTCCTTGGGCATTGCTTGATTATGGGTTCAAAGTCATTATCGCCCCTAGCTTTGCCGACATTTTCTACAACAACTGTTTCAAGAACGGAATCCTTCCCATCAAGCTTAAAGAATCAGAATGTGAGCACCTATTAAAGAAAGGTGAAGAAGAAGCGTATCGCATTCATATTGATCTGCCGAACCAAGAAGTGACAGATTCAGAAGGATTTCAAGCATCCTTCCAGCTCTCTTTGTATTACAAAGAAATGCTATTAAACGGATGGGATGAAATTGCTGTTACGTTAACGCTAGCAGATGAAATTCATCACTATGAAACGAAAACAAACAAATTAGGAGTGTGAATCCATTGGGAATTGCGTAACTGGAACACAAATCACAGAAGCGATGAATCATTTAAACGGGGTGGTTCATCGCACCCCTCTTACCACATCAGAAACGATTAACAAACTAACAGGTAAAGAAGTCTATTTAAAACAAGAGAACCAGCAGAAGACAGGCGCATTTAAAGTAAGAGGTGCGACCTACAAAATTTCGAAATTAACGAAAGATGAGGCCAGAAGAGGGGTTATTGCCGCATCAGCAGGAAATCATGCACAAGGAGTTGCCCTTGCCGCCACTAAGAGAGGAATAGATGCGAAAATCTTTATGCCAGAGCACACTCCTAGAGCCAAGGTTCAAGCAACTGAGGGCTATGGAGCAAAGGTAATCTTAACTGGGGAATCGTTTCAAGAAGCGTATCAAGCAGCATTAGAGGAACAAATTCAAGCACGGAGTCCGTTCCTCCATCCCTTTGATGATGGAGACGTTATCGCCGGTCAAGGGACCATTGCGTTGGAGATGCTCTCTCAACAACCTAACCTTGATACGTTAATCGTTCCGATTGGCGGAGGTGGTCTAATTAGCGGGATGGCCGTAGCTGCCAAAAGCTTGAAGCCTTCCATTCGAATCATTGGAGTTCAAGCTACAGGTGCATCCGCCATGTATAACCGCTTCTATCAGAAAGGAGCTCCTTCCTTACAGCATGTTTCTACGATTGCTGACGGCATTGCTGTGAAGCAACCAGGGGAACTAACTTCCCAACATATTCGCCACTTTGTCGATGAGATTATGACGGTATCAGATGAAGAGATAGCGAGCGCCATGATTTATTTATTAGAGCGACATAAATCGCTCGTAGAGGCTTCTGGAGCGGCTGCACTGGCGCCTCTCCTCTCCCATCGCTTATCCGGTCGCTCTAAGCGTTGCGGGATTGTCATTAGTGGAGGGAACATGGATGTTTCGAAGATTCCAATGATCCAGCAACTTGCACAGACGCCCATCCAAAAGAGAATACTAGCTTAAGCTATCCCCCCTTCAGCCTCACTAAGCTGAAGGGGGATTTTACGTTACAAGACCCTCAAGAAAAAAAAAACACACTCGCCCTCCACTCTCGTCCATACCAAATCCCCCTTCTCCCCATATAGTAAAAACAAAGGACCACACATCCTTTTAATCGGAAAGAGAGCCGAATCTGGCATTCCCCCTTTCGTATCGTCCAAACGTGGCTCTCTTTCTATCCTTTCTTTCTTTTCTGTTGAGTGAAGCATCGTTCACTAAACTTCACTCCTTTTTTGGAGTAGGCAACCGTCTAATTTCCTTCATCTTGTTGCCCTCCGTGGATCGGTACGCATATCGTAATAAAAAAAGGTAACAGGTGATTGTCTATGGCAAAAAAGGATGGCGAGCTTAACTCAAAAAAATTATTAGATGTGCTAAAGTATTCCTTTGAAGAAAGCGAACGAAATGCACAGATTACACCTAAAGAACTTATTCAAAAAATGATTTATAAATTAACCAAATAGCCCTTATGGGATTAAATTGACCATTGCTGGTTATGTCAATAAATAGAGACGCGAGACATGACGAAGCGACTGCAATGTGAAGAGCAGGATTCCATTCTTGCTTCAACTATAAATGAGTGAAAAAAGCATACTCGCAGTAGTCTGCTCAGGCTGTCGAGAAAGTCTCGGCAGCCTTTCTATATTTCTCTGATTCTTATAGTTCACCGCGTTGATTCGTTATAACTTATAAATGAATTGTGATTTGATGTTTCAATCCAATTCTAAACGCCAAAATGAAATAGAAATGGTCACCATTGAAGAGCTAGTCCCAAAAGACCATCTCCTTTGTAAAGTAAACCACTACATAGACATTTCTTTCATTCCTGAAAACGTTCATCCTTACTAATCCGAAGACAATGGGGCTTATTGCGGAAAAAGCCATGGAAAAACGGGCGATACGAGACACCGCAGTGTGGGTTTTACGAGGAGGCTCGGGCGTTCGTGCGCGGAAAGCGAGTGGGATTCGCGCGCACGATCCACACAAAACAAGCCTGCAGAAAAGCACGGGGTTTCTCTACAAGCTGAGGAGACTACTGCTAGTCTTCTTTTTCTATTCATTTGACGTCAGGATGTTTCATACAGTAATACATATGACCAATGAGATCGGAGCGTGATTCCATGACGTCAACACCAACCGTTTCAATCATTTTCCCTGCAAAGAATGAAGGAGAGAATGTAAGAAAGACGTTACAATCGTTGTATGAGGTTAAAACGCACGTTACGTTCGAAGCCATTGTCGTAGATGATGCATCTTCTGACCGTTGCTGCGAATTTCTTACCGATCCTGCTTCTCCATATTCAGCTGTTACATGCGTGAGGACCGATGGAGTTGGAGCTGCGAATGCTAGAAATGTAGGTGCCGAACATGCGAAAGGTTCCTATTATGTGTTCTGTGATGCCCATGTCTCTTTCGAAGATTGGTGGCTCGACCGACTCCTGCGTCCAATCTTACTGAAGAAAACAGATGCCATTTGCCCAGCGATTGCCTCGACATCTAATGCTAAATCCATCGGCTATGGCATGTCTTTGAAGCCTGATTTAAGTGTCCTTTGGAACAAAGAGCAACCCTCACTGTTTGAGACGCCTATATTACCAGGTGGGTGTCTCATGATGGCAGCAGATGTCTTCCATGCGATCGGTGGGTTTGAGCGTGGGTTTCGACGGTGGGGTCATGAAGACGTCGAAATCTCAATCAAACTCTGGCTATTCGGCTATCGATGTAGCTGTGAACCGTCGGTTACGATCTTACATGTCTTCCGCAAGAAGCAGCCCTACGCCATATCCCAAACGCACGTCGATTACAATTTAATTCGCATGGCCTATTCTCACTTTAACGTACTCCGGATCAAGAGGTGTTTGAAGCTACTAAAGCATAGCGATCCAACTCAGGTGAAACAGGATGTAATAAATCATGGCGCGCTTGAACAGCGTCAACAGTATGAAGCGTTACGAAAACACAACGATTCTTGGTTCTTCTCTAAATTTAGCATTCCCTTCTAATCAATCTGAACATGAAAAGACGTAACCTTAAAGGCTACGTCTTTTCTTATGGGAAATTCAAGCCATGATGAGCTTTCAAGTATTGGTCAGCCTCTTTCATATGCTGATCACTTCTTAGATTGGTGGCAGGTACAGGAATTGGTTTATGAATTGCCTCGGCATCTCGAACAACTACGGTTTGGTTCGCGTTCAACTTCTTCAAATTCATAAAGAAAATCGCATCATCTCGTGTAAAGGTTGGAGGAATTTGAGCCTGCGGCAAGAGTGCCTTTCCTCGGAGGGCAATGCATCCAATTGGTCCCCAGTCCGTGAACATATATTTGTTCGTAATGACCTGATTTTCCGTTCGATATAAGTACCCATTTCGAACAGAAAAGTTTGTACCTGCTATTTCAATGTCACGATTACGATTTCGAACAATCCCAGTATACACATGATAGTTCGGAAATTGCCCCATCGCTGTTATAACAGCCTCGACCCACCCCTTCTTTAACTGCATATCATCATCAAGGGAGATAACGATAGGGTGCTTTGATTTCGCCCGCTCGAACAAGATATGTCGACCGCCTCCACAACCAAGATGGACCTTTGAATGTTCGTTGGAGTCATTTAGAACGACTAGTTCGATATCTGGACGACGGTTGCGGTCAATGATGTTACGAATTCTCTTATACAAAGGAGCAGCTAAATCATTGTAAATGTATAAGGTAAACGGCCGCTTCGTATCCTTACACAAGGAAGCTACTGTAAATTCCAAGACCTTCTCCCTTGTAGCCGTGGTCGAAATGATGATTCCTATTGTATTCTTCTTCATAAGACACCTCCATCAGATGCTAGGTTACTTCACGACAGTTCAGGTACGACCGCTCGTTCATACACAAGCAGTCAGCACCTGATTCCTTCTCTATCCTATTCAAGAACATCTATTTGGAACCTACCTCAAATAAACTCCCACGATCATCTCTTATGTTCTCTTCATAACGGCTCCGAAGGTTTCTGCAACTAAGCAATCATCCCATTCAATCCCATATCTGCGGCACACTTCCCTTCCCTCTTCAATCGGCGGACGGGAAAAGAGTTTATATAAATCACCGGTTTTAGAAGGGCGGGTGTGCTTCATCATAACAGCGTCTACAATGGCAATTCTATCTTTAGGTACGCCCATTATCCTTGGCCATGTAAAGTCAAGGCCAAACCCCGAGAAGCTTTCCTTAAACGTCTCTAAGCATGTGTTAAGACCCGTTCGGTTAAAGGCTGGTGCCATAATCTCAGCAAAATTTGTATAACGTAGCACGTGTGCGGGTTGATTCGCCGTAATCTTCCAACCACCAATATAAGAATCACGGGTAAGGGATGGCTGGGAGAGCCAGAGGTCATATTTCTCAATCAAAGAGAAATATGTGGTAATTGACCCGCTATCCATATGAATATCATCATCAGGAATCCAGACCGCTTCATAATCACTTAGCTTTGGGCCAAGTTGTTTTAGCGCATAATAGGTATTCTGAAATTTCGTACCTTGTCGTTCCCAGTAATAATCACACTCATTCTTATAGCGATTTGGCGTATTGCCGTAATAAACAAGCGCCAAGTCGAACTGTTTGGTGATTCTTGGGGAGACCCAATTCTTGTGCAAGGATTGGTCTCCTACACTCGATATGACGAGATAACGATTTGGCATAGTGTTCTCCTCCCTATACACGGTGAACGGAATATATGGCATTTAGTCCATAGGTTTCAAGGGGCATTTCCCACTTTAACTTCCGCTCCCCTAAGTGGTAGCATGCAATTCTAGTTGGTTCCTTTCCATAATCGCCATCCCATACCCATACACCATTCTGCTTAATTTTCTTTGGTCGAATCCGTGTAAACGCAACAATAATCTCTTGAGGATTGATGACTTCGATGCCTCTGCACCACCCTAACTCACGCTGATGTCCTTCAAATTCATTTAGGTCATAGACTTGTCGTTCATTCATCCCAGACTTCCGAATGGTGATGACTTTCCCATCAGTCTGCGTGAAATAAAGATGGTCTCCGTAATGGATTCCATCGTGAATGTACGTGGTGCCGACGGGGATTGTTTTCGTTGGGTCGTCTACACATGCCAAGTCGTGCTGAAGACAGCGGGTTACCCAAATTTCTCCGTTCATTTCGACGCCATAATTTGGGTGAGAGACGTGAGGCTTCGTGGATGGGACTTTACGATAATCTACGTTCGGGTCAAACCATTTCCAAGGATCTACTCCTAACACATTCCACTCCCGTACGACCTGACCAATCTTGTTCATTTCAACGACCATTTCAAGTCCTGTATTCACAACAAGTAAGTTCCCATTCCGAAGGGGACGTACGTGGTGGACATCATTAAACCGAGGGAGTGAAACGTAATGTACCCTGTTAAAAGAAGGGAGTTCATAGACAAGCACTTCTGTCGTAGTCGGCACATACATATGCCCGCCCTCGACCGTAGCTGCCGTAAAGGAATAAGACGGCTTCTCCTCAGCTACGACCCTTCTAGGTGATGTGTATTCCACACAGGGCGTAACCTTTCCGTTCTGAGAATTCACTTTGACAATCACGCCTTTTTTATATTGCTGCCAATCTTTTAAGACGCCGTTTTTCTGTTGAGCTCCTACTACATACCATTCCGACATAGGTATTAAGCCTCCTACACGATTAATCTAGAATCCTTTTATTATATGAGTGCACACCAAGGGCTGATTGGGTGAAAGGAACAATACATGCGAGAAAACATATAGTAAGAGTGACGGACGAAAGCAGAAAGTGAGGCGGCAGATTATGAAACTACTTATAACGGGCGGAAGCGGATTTATTGGTTCTCATACAGTTGAGAAAGCGTTGGCCAAAGGGCATGATGTGTCAGTTGTAGACAATCTAAAGACCGGTTCGCTTGACTATATTACTCCTGTGCTTGAGCATATTCGATTTTATTCTTGTGACCTCTTATCTCCTTGCTTTGATAAGCTTATACAATCCGTAAATCCCGAGGTCATTATCCATCTAGCTGCACAAGCAAGCGTATCTTCCTCGTTGAAAGACCCCATTTATGACGCACAACAGAATGTGCTTGGGACGCTTCGTGTCATAGATTTAGCAGCACAACATTCCATTAGGAAAGTTGTGTTCAGTTCAACCGCTGCCGTGTACGGACCTCCTAAAGAACTACCTATACCTCCCACTCACCCGGCAACTCCAGTCTCTTATTACGGAATGTCCAAACGATTAGCCGAACAGTATCTAACCTTTGCAAATGAAAGACACGGAACGGAATTTACGATTCTCCGATATGGCAATGTATACGGTCCTCGCCAATCTGTGGCTTCAGAAGGAGGGGTCGTCTCCATCTTTGCAAGTCACCTATCCCAGAAACTACCCGTGAAAATTTACGGGGACGGAGAGCAGACACGAGACTTTGTCTTTGTAAAGGATCTAGCAGAAGCGAATCTTGCAGCATTAACGAAAGGAAATCAAGAAACTCTTAACATCTCTTCCTCGAATCCAATTACAGTCAACGACTTATATAAGAAGATGGCGGATTTAGCAGGTTCACACCAACAACCTGTGTATGAACAAGAACGAAATGGAGATGTGAAACATAGCACACTCTGTAATAAGCTCACGCAATCCGTTCTCAGATGGACACCAAAGACATCGTTAGACGACGGCTTACAGGAAACGTACCGCTATTACAGGCAGTTCCCAACAGGAGGTACATCATGAAAATCTTATTCGTTTATTACGTACCAAGCGGTGGTGTCGAGACGCACAATCGCATGCGCCAACAAGCTCTTAAGGGCCATACCTGTGAATTCCTGTACTACCGGAAGCAACGAAAGCTTGTAAATGACCATGGAGCACCTGTTCATATTACGAACGATGATGCTATCATTCGTAATCTATTAAGCAAGAAGCACTATGATGTGATGGTTGTAATCTCAGACTATAGCGCCCTGCAGAGATTTCGTAATTTAGGATTTAAAGGGAAGATGATTCTTGAAGTTCAAGGATTTGGACCTAAGGACAACGCCCGCTCTATATTAGAACGAGCTAAACCTATCATCACAGCACATGCAGATGGTCTACTGAATCCTAGAACGCCTCACATTCAATCGCTCTATAACGAATTGTACCCAACCGTCCCTAAATTCAATTTCAACAATGCAATCAACTACTCCCGCTATTCGTACGTACCTACACCGAAGCATCCAAATCCCATCGTAGCCTGGATTGGCAGGCTTGAGGATAACAAGAACTGGCGGGAGTTCTTACGCATAGGAGAACAAATTGTCAAGCGAGCGCCTAGCACAGAGCTTTATATGTTTGAAGACCCTACCTTATCTACGAAAGAGGAACGAAACGCCTTCGAAGCGTTAAAGAAAACACTAGGCTTACAGAATCACGTGAAAGTCTTACAGAACGTTCCAAACGACGACATGCGAACGTATTTCTCTAAGATTGGCGATTCTGGTGGCTTCTTATGTATGACATCGAAAGTGGAAGGGGCGCCTTATGCGCCTCTTGAAGCCTTGTGCGCTAAATGTCCTGTATTAACGACCGATAATGACGGAGTACGGTCATCCATCATCCACAATGAAACAGGGAAATATTATCGAATTGGTGATATTCAACACGGAGTAAAAGAAGCCATGGCACTCATGAGAGACCAATCATTGCGCTCGAAAATCAGAACGCAAGGCGTGACCCACGTCCAAACCAATTTCAGTCTCGAACGATATAACTCAAATTTCACTTATATGCTTCAGCTGATTTCAACAAAATGAAAAGAGCCCTCTAACGGGCTCTTTTTTTACATGCGTGCGTTTAGCGGTGTCGTTTTGATCTTGTAATCGAGTATGGGGCGGTACCGCTTTCTTATACGCTCCGATTCTGAAACGATGGCAGCACGGTGTTTATTTGTCCCCATCTCTTGATGCACACGATAATAGACTAATGGGACACCTAAATACTTAAAGTCATACCTTGTTATCACCCGCATCCACATCTCGTAATCATGTGCAAACCGAAACTCTGGCTTAAATACTCCTAATGTATCAAACACTTCTTTAGCAATTAGCACGGAACATCCATTAATGGGGCACCCTTGTTTCATTTGCCTATAGAATTCGTGCTTAGATCCAAAGACTCGGCCTCGGATGCCAGCGCTAACGTTCCCTTCCCCGTCCATGAAATAGACAGGTCCATACATCGCCTTGGCATTACGTTCTTTCATAAATGTCAGCTGTTTCTCAATCTTCTGTGGATGAAATTTATCATCCGAACTAAGCCAGGAGATATAATTCCCCGTTGAGACCTTTATCCCCATATTCAGTGCAGTGGCCGTTCCGCCGTTCCCTTTCTCAATATATTTAATTCTATCTAGAAATCTCTTTACCTTATCCGCATGCTTTGTAGAACCGTCATTGATGACAATGACTTCACAATTTGGATAAGTTTGATCTAGGGCACTTTGTATCGCGATATCAACGTAAGGATCGTTGTAAAATGGAATGATAATTGAAACTTTATCCATGAGATGAAGCTCCTCTCTTTCCTCTTAATGCCTCTACCATCTCTTCAATGGAAGTGGCAATGGTACGCGTCGGAATCCAACCTAGCTGCTTTAGCGCAGTTGGGTCCGCAATTCCTTGTACGTCAACTACTTCACTTTCCCATGTAAAGGTCATCGGGACGTGGCTTATACGCTTGAATTCCTCTGCAACTTGTTGAAGCGACGTCTCCTTGCCTGACCCAACTTCATATGTCCCATTCGGTAATCCCTTTTGGAACAACATGGCGTAGGCGTTCACGGCATCACGGACGTCAATGAAATCTCGGTTCGCAAGTGGCGATGATAACGTGAGATGCACTTCCCTCTTATCGCTTTCAGCTTGTGAGAGTTCATTCGCAATCCACCCACAAACGCCTTTTCGTTGATTGGGTCCAACTAAATTGGATGGCTTTGCAATGATAATAGGGAGATGGAACATCTGACCATATGCTCGTGCAATCTCTACCTGCACATGCTTACTCACACCATAGGGGTGATTGGGCACAAGCGATTTCGCATCTAACATCGAGCCTACAATTAAAGTCTTACATGCAGGGTTAATGTTACGAACCGCTTCAAGAAGATATAACGTCGATACGCTGTTACTTTGAAACGTACGGAACGGCTGCTGCCAAGATTGCTTGACATCATTTTGCCCTGCAAGATGAAGAAGTAAGTCTGGGACAATCGCTTCGATGACCTGCTCCACCTCTTCAGCATTGGTAACATCACACACAACTGGTTGAACACCTTCAGGCAGTTTCTCATCCCTTCTAATCATCCCGTACACTTCATACCCTTTCTGACAAAAAAGGGAACAGGCGTGTCTCCCAGTAAACCCGCTTGCTCCAGTAATGAGTAATTTACGAGGAAGGACCACGTGGCTGGTCTTCCCACTCTTTTAGTTGGCGAATCATTGTTTCATAGTCTGGGACAGGATGAACAAAATCTGTTCTTGAATTGACAATCGTTCGGTCGAGGACATTCGTCGTGTTCGACTCAATGGTCACATCATGTTTCCTGTATACCTTCTGAATCAGCTTTAGCAAATCATGTTTGTTAATCCTTGTTGGGGCTGCTAAATGATAAAGTCCGGCTACATTCTTTTCAATCATACCTTCAATCGCTTTCGCTAACTCTAAAGTGGTG
This portion of the Pontibacillus halophilus JSM 076056 = DSM 19796 genome encodes:
- a CDS encoding DUF707 domain-containing protein → MPNRYLVISSVGDQSLHKNWVSPRITKQFDLALVYYGNTPNRYKNECDYYWERQGTKFQNTYYALKQLGPKLSDYEAVWIPDDDIHMDSGSITTYFSLIEKYDLWLSQPSLTRDSYIGGWKITANQPAHVLRYTNFAEIMAPAFNRTGLNTCLETFKESFSGFGLDFTWPRIMGVPKDRIAIVDAVMMKHTRPSKTGDLYKLFSRPPIEEGREVCRRYGIEWDDCLVAETFGAVMKRT
- a CDS encoding glycosyltransferase family 4 protein, giving the protein MKILFVYYVPSGGVETHNRMRQQALKGHTCEFLYYRKQRKLVNDHGAPVHITNDDAIIRNLLSKKHYDVMVVISDYSALQRFRNLGFKGKMILEVQGFGPKDNARSILERAKPIITAHADGLLNPRTPHIQSLYNELYPTVPKFNFNNAINYSRYSYVPTPKHPNPIVAWIGRLEDNKNWREFLRIGEQIVKRAPSTELYMFEDPTLSTKEERNAFEALKKTLGLQNHVKVLQNVPNDDMRTYFSKIGDSGGFLCMTSKVEGAPYAPLEALCAKCPVLTTDNDGVRSSIIHNETGKYYRIGDIQHGVKEAMALMRDQSLRSKIRTQGVTHVQTNFSLERYNSNFTYMLQLISTK
- the leuC gene encoding 3-isopropylmalate dehydratase large subunit — translated: MVPETIVEKIWKKHVVHEETEKPDLLYIDLHLVHEVTSPQAFEGLRLKGRTVRRPERTYATMDHNVPTKDRYNVRDQVSKKQMDTLKENCTEFGIPLADIHHPDQGIVHVIGPELGLTQPGKTIVCGDSHTSTHGAFGALAFGIGTSEVEHVLATQTLWQAKPKTLNVKVNGGLGTGVTAKDLILAIIGKYGVRFGTGYVIEYTGDAIRNLSMEERMTVCNMSIEAGARAGLISPDHTTVEYLKGKRHVPEGEAFEQLKDQWLSLATDEGAKYDATVTIEANEVEPQVTWGTNPGMCLPVSANVPHPEDQETEATKNEVQHALTYMGLHGGQPISSISIDHVFIGSCTNSRLSDLRKAASIVKGRHVHPSVTAIVVPGSMSVKLLAEAEGLDLVFKEAGFQWREAGCSMCLAMNDDVIPPGERCASTSNRNFEGRQGNGARTHLVSPEMAAAAAIEGHFVDVRHTVTPTLQP
- a CDS encoding GDP-mannose 4,6-dehydratase, yielding MVLPRKLLITGASGFTGRHACSLFCQKGYEVYGMIRRDEKLPEGVQPVVCDVTNAEEVEQVIEAIVPDLLLHLAGQNDVKQSWQQPFRTFQSNSVSTLYLLEAVRNINPACKTLIVGSMLDAKSLVPNHPYGVSKHVQVEIARAYGQMFHLPIIIAKPSNLVGPNQRKGVCGWIANELSQAESDKREVHLTLSSPLANRDFIDVRDAVNAYAMLFQKGLPNGTYEVGSGKETSLQQVAEEFKRISHVPMTFTWESEVVDVQGIADPTALKQLGWIPTRTIATSIEEMVEALRGKRGASSHG
- the ilvA gene encoding threonine ammonia-lyase, encoding MNHLNGVVHRTPLTTSETINKLTGKEVYLKQENQQKTGAFKVRGATYKISKLTKDEARRGVIAASAGNHAQGVALAATKRGIDAKIFMPEHTPRAKVQATEGYGAKVILTGESFQEAYQAALEEQIQARSPFLHPFDDGDVIAGQGTIALEMLSQQPNLDTLIVPIGGGGLISGMAVAAKSLKPSIRIIGVQATGASAMYNRFYQKGAPSLQHVSTIADGIAVKQPGELTSQHIRHFVDEIMTVSDEEIASAMIYLLERHKSLVEASGAAALAPLLSHRLSGRSKRCGIVISGGNMDVSKIPMIQQLAQTPIQKRILA
- a CDS encoding glycosyltransferase: MDKVSIIIPFYNDPYVDIAIQSALDQTYPNCEVIVINDGSTKHADKVKRFLDRIKYIEKGNGGTATALNMGIKVSTGNYISWLSSDDKFHPQKIEKQLTFMKERNAKAMYGPVYFMDGEGNVSAGIRGRVFGSKHEFYRQMKQGCPINGCSVLIAKEVFDTLGVFKPEFRFAHDYEMWMRVITRYDFKYLGVPLVYYRVHQEMGTNKHRAAIVSESERIRKRYRPILDYKIKTTPLNARM
- a CDS encoding glycosyltransferase family 2 protein — its product is MTSTPTVSIIFPAKNEGENVRKTLQSLYEVKTHVTFEAIVVDDASSDRCCEFLTDPASPYSAVTCVRTDGVGAANARNVGAEHAKGSYYVFCDAHVSFEDWWLDRLLRPILLKKTDAICPAIASTSNAKSIGYGMSLKPDLSVLWNKEQPSLFETPILPGGCLMMAADVFHAIGGFERGFRRWGHEDVEISIKLWLFGYRCSCEPSVTILHVFRKKQPYAISQTHVDYNLIRMAYSHFNVLRIKRCLKLLKHSDPTQVKQDVINHGALEQRQQYEALRKHNDSWFFSKFSIPF
- the leuD gene encoding 3-isopropylmalate dehydratase small subunit, with amino-acid sequence MEAIQTHTGLVYPLNRSNVDTDQIIPKQFLKRIERQGFGKYLFYNWRFDESGRLRDDFTLNDTKYDDASILVAWENFGCGSSREHAPWALLDYGFKVIIAPSFADIFYNNCFKNGILPIKLKESECEHLLKKGEEEAYRIHIDLPNQEVTDSEGFQASFQLSLYYKEMLLNGWDEIAVTLTLADEIHHYETKTNKLGV
- a CDS encoding glycosyltransferase, with amino-acid sequence MKKNTIGIIISTTATREKVLEFTVASLCKDTKRPFTLYIYNDLAAPLYKRIRNIIDRNRRPDIELVVLNDSNEHSKVHLGCGGGRHILFERAKSKHPIVISLDDDMQLKKGWVEAVITAMGQFPNYHVYTGIVRNRNRDIEIAGTNFSVRNGYLYRTENQVITNKYMFTDWGPIGCIALRGKALLPQAQIPPTFTRDDAIFFMNLKKLNANQTVVVRDAEAIHKPIPVPATNLRSDQHMKEADQYLKAHHGLNFP
- a CDS encoding NAD-dependent epimerase/dehydratase family protein → MKLLITGGSGFIGSHTVEKALAKGHDVSVVDNLKTGSLDYITPVLEHIRFYSCDLLSPCFDKLIQSVNPEVIIHLAAQASVSSSLKDPIYDAQQNVLGTLRVIDLAAQHSIRKVVFSSTAAVYGPPKELPIPPTHPATPVSYYGMSKRLAEQYLTFANERHGTEFTILRYGNVYGPRQSVASEGGVVSIFASHLSQKLPVKIYGDGEQTRDFVFVKDLAEANLAALTKGNQETLNISSSNPITVNDLYKKMADLAGSHQQPVYEQERNGDVKHSTLCNKLTQSVLRWTPKTSLDDGLQETYRYYRQFPTGGTS